One window of Chamaesiphon minutus PCC 6605 genomic DNA carries:
- a CDS encoding serine hydrolase: MASNSSADRRSPPKSRQQNRSRSHSQRQQVQQLNSPQERECRQSVSIFIHLVRLSICGLGASTIAGTTISILNPPQQAAKIEPHVLPPTLPQIEDIKITHIIPALDRRLQATLNRSDKIDPSYLFVDLNSGEYTQLGADRVLPAASTIKLPILIALFQDVDAQKVQLEEKLTIDKNSIAGGSGDLQAQKPGTQVSILVAATKMMTISDNTATNLIINRLGGATKLNQRFRNWGLKVTTINRPLPDLEGKNTTTPRELARTMMAIDPPTRSPHGGKLLSDSSTSQILSIMSNTIGNTMLPKGLGAGAKIAHKTGDIGSTIADVGAIELPSGKKYLAAVIAKRPYNDPDGPALVRSMSKIVYEQFSRPLPTATPNPQADAGFPKTVFIRTRE, encoded by the coding sequence ATGGCTTCAAATTCTAGTGCCGATCGCCGCTCCCCACCAAAATCCCGTCAACAAAATCGCTCGCGGTCGCACTCGCAACGACAGCAAGTTCAGCAGTTAAATTCGCCACAAGAGCGAGAATGCCGACAATCTGTCTCAATCTTCATTCATCTGGTGCGGCTGAGTATTTGTGGACTGGGAGCCAGTACGATCGCTGGTACCACGATCTCGATTCTGAATCCACCCCAACAGGCGGCCAAGATCGAACCGCACGTACTACCACCGACACTACCACAGATCGAAGATATCAAAATCACTCATATCATTCCCGCACTCGATCGCCGCCTTCAAGCAACGCTGAATCGGAGCGATAAAATCGATCCCAGCTATCTATTCGTCGATCTAAATTCAGGAGAATATACCCAACTGGGAGCCGATCGCGTATTGCCTGCGGCAAGTACGATTAAATTACCGATTTTAATCGCTCTATTTCAGGATGTGGATGCCCAGAAAGTCCAACTCGAAGAGAAACTCACCATCGACAAAAATTCGATCGCTGGGGGTTCGGGGGATTTGCAAGCGCAAAAACCGGGAACGCAGGTCAGCATCCTCGTCGCCGCCACCAAGATGATGACCATCAGCGACAATACCGCCACCAACCTAATTATCAACCGCTTAGGCGGAGCCACCAAACTCAATCAACGCTTTCGGAATTGGGGACTGAAAGTGACGACCATCAATCGTCCCCTGCCAGATCTCGAAGGTAAAAATACTACCACACCTAGAGAATTAGCCCGAACGATGATGGCGATCGATCCGCCAACGCGATCGCCCCACGGTGGTAAACTGCTCTCAGATTCGTCAACAAGCCAAATTCTCAGCATCATGAGCAACACCATAGGCAACACGATGTTGCCCAAAGGTTTGGGTGCAGGCGCGAAAATTGCCCACAAGACAGGCGATATCGGCTCGACAATTGCCGATGTCGGCGCGATCGAGCTACCATCGGGTAAAAAATATCTCGCCGCAGTCATCGCCAAACGCCCCTACAACGACCCCGATGGCCCCGCCTTAGTCCGCAGCATGTCCAAAATCGTCTACGAACAATTCTCGCGTCCGCTCCCCACCGCCACACCTAATCCCCAAGCAGATGCGGGGTTTCCGAAAACGGTCTTTATTAGGACTAGAGAATAG
- a CDS encoding anthranilate synthase component I, with the protein MHSTLPLNNRTGSQIFDRLFRHEPIATLLESPSHGERDLLTRYSICAGSPQIINQQPQLFTPAVGEILDCLRGLLATVDNQQTSSLPAHLPFTGGWLGWLGYELAWEIEKLPDRRVDPLPFPVAYWYEPSAFAIVDNWEQVLYLSANTTTELDALIAKLDRADEIDIKPSSGSVSAIPAATTATDLHFFTTEAEYIQSIDKAQKYIQAGDIFQTNLSVRFSCQASIESWEIYQRLQRINPSPFASYWQTPWGSMVSCSPERLVKLQQQQATTRPIAGTRKRGQSQAQDELLAIELTTNTKEIAEHIMLVDLERNDLGRVCEWGSVKVDELLSIERYSHVMHLVSNVTGKLAPQFDSIDLIGAMFPGGTITGCPKVRCMEIIAELEPLQRNLFYGSCGYLDKRGYLDLNILIRTLLYHRGTVWGQVGAGIVADSHPQQEWQESLQKAAAQIAALGIIN; encoded by the coding sequence TTGCACTCCACTCTTCCTCTCAACAATCGTACTGGCTCGCAAATATTCGATCGATTATTCAGACACGAGCCGATTGCGACATTATTAGAAAGTCCTAGTCATGGCGAGCGCGATTTGTTAACAAGGTACTCGATTTGTGCGGGGTCACCACAAATTATTAACCAACAGCCGCAGCTTTTTACCCCAGCAGTCGGCGAAATTTTAGATTGTTTGCGTGGTTTACTCGCAACTGTCGATAACCAACAAACATCGAGCTTGCCAGCCCATTTACCCTTCACTGGCGGCTGGTTGGGCTGGTTGGGCTACGAATTAGCCTGGGAAATCGAAAAACTCCCAGATCGGCGAGTAGATCCCCTACCCTTCCCGGTGGCTTATTGGTATGAGCCATCTGCTTTTGCAATCGTGGATAATTGGGAGCAAGTACTATATTTATCCGCCAATACAACCACAGAATTAGACGCGCTCATCGCCAAACTCGATCGAGCTGATGAGATTGACATTAAGCCTTCTAGCGGTTCAGTATCAGCGATCCCCGCAGCGACAACAGCGACAGATTTACATTTTTTCACCACCGAAGCAGAATATATCCAATCGATAGACAAAGCCCAAAAGTATATTCAAGCTGGGGATATTTTTCAGACGAATTTATCCGTCCGGTTTAGTTGCCAAGCCTCGATCGAGAGTTGGGAAATCTATCAAAGATTGCAACGCATCAACCCTTCACCATTTGCCAGCTATTGGCAAACACCTTGGGGATCGATGGTAAGTTGCTCTCCCGAACGACTGGTGAAATTGCAACAACAGCAAGCGACGACGCGCCCGATTGCCGGAACCAGAAAACGCGGTCAAAGTCAAGCCCAAGACGAGTTGTTAGCGATCGAATTAACGACTAATACTAAAGAAATTGCCGAGCATATCATGCTAGTAGATCTCGAACGCAACGATCTCGGACGCGTCTGTGAATGGGGTAGCGTTAAAGTCGATGAATTACTCTCGATCGAGCGATACAGTCATGTCATGCACTTAGTGAGTAATGTTACTGGCAAATTAGCTCCCCAGTTCGACTCGATCGATCTCATTGGTGCGATGTTTCCTGGCGGGACGATTACAGGCTGTCCCAAAGTTCGCTGCATGGAAATTATTGCTGAACTCGAACCATTACAGCGCAATCTGTTCTATGGCTCCTGCGGATACCTAGATAAACGTGGCTATCTAGATCTAAATATTTTGATTCGGACATTGCTGTATCATAGAGGCACAGTATGGGGTCAAGTTGGTGCGGGTATCGTCGCCGATAGTCATCCCCAACAAGAGTGGCAAGAATCTCTTCAGAAAGCTGCCGCTCAAATTGCCGCTTTGGGCATTATAAATTAG
- a CDS encoding cell division protein SepF produces the protein MKVLDRFKDFMGLNEDEYSDYDETDSDAYRGEYQPPEPPVAQPVVEEERRGFRRVTETRGASKINNVVGMPGIVHGVSEMILIEPRSFEEMPQVIDALRHRKSVILNMTLIRQEEAQRSVDFVAGGTYAIDGHYERIGDNIFLFTPNCVQVSTPTNVIHDPVNQQTPIEKTVRNNRTSTPLSTWGNEPIQAAQ, from the coding sequence GTGAAAGTTTTAGATCGATTCAAAGATTTCATGGGTTTAAACGAAGACGAATACAGTGATTACGATGAAACGGATAGTGACGCTTATCGTGGCGAATATCAACCACCCGAACCCCCAGTCGCACAACCCGTAGTAGAAGAAGAACGTCGTGGGTTCCGCCGCGTTACCGAAACGCGTGGGGCGAGCAAAATTAATAATGTAGTCGGGATGCCAGGAATCGTTCATGGCGTTTCGGAAATGATTTTAATCGAGCCGCGTTCTTTTGAAGAAATGCCGCAAGTAATTGATGCTTTACGCCACAGAAAGTCGGTGATCCTCAATATGACCTTGATCCGGCAAGAGGAAGCTCAAAGATCGGTGGATTTTGTCGCAGGTGGAACATACGCCATCGACGGCCACTATGAACGGATTGGTGATAATATTTTCCTGTTCACGCCCAATTGCGTTCAAGTTAGCACTCCGACAAACGTCATTCACGATCCGGTCAACCAACAAACACCGATCGAGAAGACAGTTCGCAACAATCGCACTAGCACGCCATTGTCCACCTGGGGTAACGAACCGATCCAAGCAGCTCAATAA
- a CDS encoding neutral zinc metallopeptidase codes for MNLGKFLTRVSLAFVTTIATHAPLQARQLGPEVVLKAVYLGLRQVDTTRANPKVRWNVPNGVSSPCGRIGGSLYCTRNNTIYITQQHIQMAYKYGDAALAYILAHEYAHAAQTIGGFRPNNITAIELQADCLAGFYMGAMPNVTFDRQDIEQIAEIAYQVGDYEFNNRQHHGTPEQRAKAVLLGFQASQKNGISACRVR; via the coding sequence ATGAACCTGGGGAAATTCCTCACTCGCGTTAGCCTTGCCTTTGTTACCACTATTGCCACCCATGCCCCACTCCAGGCAAGACAGCTTGGGCCAGAAGTTGTTCTCAAAGCTGTATATTTGGGATTGCGTCAAGTAGATACGACCCGAGCGAATCCGAAAGTGAGATGGAATGTACCCAATGGGGTCTCTAGTCCCTGCGGACGGATCGGTGGCAGTCTTTACTGTACCCGTAACAATACGATTTATATTACCCAGCAACATATTCAGATGGCTTATAAATATGGAGATGCGGCATTAGCCTACATCCTCGCCCATGAATATGCTCATGCCGCACAGACAATCGGCGGATTTAGACCCAATAATATTACCGCGATCGAACTTCAGGCCGACTGCTTGGCAGGTTTTTATATGGGTGCGATGCCGAATGTCACATTCGATCGTCAAGATATCGAGCAAATTGCCGAGATTGCCTATCAGGTTGGGGATTATGAATTTAACAATCGCCAACATCACGGTACCCCCGAACAGCGTGCTAAAGCAGTACTTTTAGGCTTTCAGGCGTCTCAAAAGAATGGGATTTCGGCTTGTCGGGTGCGGTAG
- the pipX gene encoding transcriptional coactivator PipX, with protein sequence MTSENYLNHPTFGLLYRICVVEENQELFTTLYAQRIFFLVTNNADGLSFQPLTRADARLTLDNRIRVLKRNGQILEYQELQAMIQQNFPG encoded by the coding sequence ATGACTTCCGAAAACTATCTCAACCACCCTACCTTCGGCTTGCTATATCGCATCTGTGTTGTTGAGGAAAACCAAGAATTATTTACCACTCTATACGCACAGCGGATTTTTTTTCTAGTTACCAATAACGCTGACGGATTATCGTTTCAGCCGCTGACTCGTGCTGATGCGCGGTTGACGCTCGATAACCGTATCCGCGTCCTCAAACGTAACGGACAAATCCTCGAATACCAAGAGCTACAAGCCATGATTCAACAAAACTTTCCTGGGTAA
- the ispD gene encoding 2-C-methyl-D-erythritol 4-phosphate cytidylyltransferase, producing the protein MHLLIPAAGMGKRMGSDRNKLLITLLGKPLLAWTLIAAENATSISWIGIIGQPEDRADLENILSNIFISKPVQFIQGGSTRQQSVYNGLQELPDEAERVLIHDGARCLATPDLLDRCAAILATCPGLIAAVTVKDTIKVVDNTGIVIDTPDRSNLWAAQTPQGFEVKLLKACHDKGRDLGWEVTDDAALFEKCSLPVTIVPGEETNLKITTPVDLAIAEFILKSRG; encoded by the coding sequence ATGCACTTATTAATTCCCGCCGCTGGCATGGGTAAACGGATGGGGAGCGATCGTAATAAGCTCCTAATTACCCTACTTGGCAAACCCTTACTCGCTTGGACGTTAATTGCTGCCGAAAATGCAACATCGATTAGTTGGATTGGCATTATCGGACAGCCAGAAGATCGAGCCGATCTCGAAAATATTCTCAGCAACATATTTATATCCAAACCCGTCCAATTTATCCAAGGTGGCTCTACTCGGCAACAATCGGTCTATAACGGCTTGCAGGAATTACCAGATGAAGCAGAGCGAGTATTAATTCACGATGGGGCTAGATGCCTAGCGACACCAGATTTACTCGATCGATGTGCCGCCATTCTTGCCACCTGTCCCGGATTAATTGCCGCCGTTACCGTAAAAGATACAATTAAAGTTGTAGATAATACGGGCATCGTTATCGATACCCCCGACAGATCCAATCTGTGGGCAGCTCAAACACCCCAAGGATTTGAGGTCAAACTGCTCAAAGCCTGTCACGACAAAGGACGCGACCTCGGCTGGGAAGTCACTGACGACGCCGCATTATTTGAAAAATGCAGTCTCCCCGTCACCATCGTTCCCGGTGAAGAAACCAACCTTAAAATCACCACTCCAGTCGATCTAGCGATCGCGGAATTTATTCTTAAGAGTAGGGGTTAA
- the proC gene encoding pyrroline-5-carboxylate reductase — MAVKLGVIGGGVMASAIVSRLLAGGTYQSTEILISEPTLSQREALHQQYGVGVTDDNNLAAMSPVLMLAIKPQVFDRVVAQLSPLSNNPQLVLSILAGVKIAQLEGAFPDRAVIRTMPNTPATVGMGITALSAGARVDAAQIELATQIFQAVGEVITVPESLLDAVTGLSGSGPAYIAIAIEALADGGVAAGLPRPIADRLALQTVLGTATLLNESQIHPAQLKDRVTSPGGTTIAGITKLEQAGFRSALIEAVIAAATRSQELGK; from the coding sequence ATGGCTGTCAAGTTAGGTGTAATCGGTGGCGGGGTCATGGCATCGGCGATCGTATCCCGCCTGCTCGCTGGTGGTACTTATCAAAGTACCGAAATCCTCATTAGCGAACCGACACTCTCTCAACGAGAAGCTCTCCACCAACAGTATGGAGTAGGGGTAACTGATGATAATAATTTGGCGGCAATGTCTCCAGTCCTGATGCTGGCAATCAAGCCCCAAGTCTTCGATCGGGTTGTGGCTCAATTATCGCCACTGAGCAACAACCCCCAATTAGTACTTTCGATTCTAGCAGGAGTCAAGATCGCCCAGCTAGAAGGCGCGTTTCCCGATCGAGCCGTCATCCGGACAATGCCCAATACGCCTGCAACTGTCGGGATGGGCATTACCGCGCTTTCAGCCGGAGCGCGGGTTGACGCTGCACAAATAGAACTAGCAACCCAAATCTTTCAAGCCGTGGGTGAAGTCATCACCGTGCCAGAATCTTTGCTGGATGCGGTGACTGGTTTGTCTGGTTCTGGCCCTGCATATATAGCCATCGCGATCGAGGCTCTAGCCGATGGCGGTGTCGCCGCAGGTCTCCCTCGTCCGATTGCCGATCGGCTGGCATTACAGACCGTTTTAGGCACGGCTACACTCTTAAATGAATCGCAGATACACCCCGCCCAATTAAAGGATCGCGTTACTAGTCCGGGCGGGACGACTATTGCCGGAATTACTAAATTAGAGCAAGCAGGTTTTCGATCGGCTCTTATTGAAGCTGTCATTGCCGCAGCCACTCGATCGCAGGAGTTGGGCAAGTAG
- a CDS encoding YggS family pyridoxal phosphate-dependent enzyme, giving the protein MTIAHNIETIRRDLPASVKLMAVSKQVSVAQMREAYAAGIRDFGESRIQEAQAKQQELSDLSDICWHLIGHLQGNKVRKAVQIFDWIHSVDSLKLLHQIDRVAGELSKSPRICLQVKILPDPDKYGWTIPELIADLTQINCCEFIKISGLMAIPPLGLTIEQTQELFDNARDLSHQISQQPGLQLQMTELSMGMSGDYRSAIAAGTTIIRLGSIIFGDRTEN; this is encoded by the coding sequence ATGACGATCGCGCATAACATTGAGACTATTCGTCGAGATTTGCCAGCTTCGGTAAAATTGATGGCAGTGAGCAAGCAAGTGTCTGTCGCGCAAATGCGAGAGGCTTATGCCGCTGGGATTCGAGATTTTGGTGAGAGTCGGATTCAAGAAGCGCAGGCAAAACAACAGGAATTGAGCGATTTATCCGATATCTGCTGGCATCTGATCGGACATTTGCAAGGAAATAAGGTTCGCAAAGCCGTCCAAATATTTGACTGGATTCACTCAGTCGATAGCCTCAAACTGTTGCATCAGATAGATCGTGTTGCTGGCGAATTGTCAAAAAGTCCTCGGATTTGTTTGCAAGTTAAGATTTTGCCAGATCCAGACAAATATGGCTGGACTATTCCTGAATTAATAGCAGATTTAACTCAAATAAACTGTTGCGAATTTATCAAAATTAGTGGTTTGATGGCAATTCCGCCACTAGGATTGACGATCGAGCAAACGCAAGAATTGTTCGATAACGCACGAGATCTCAGCCATCAGATATCGCAGCAGCCAGGATTGCAGCTCCAGATGACAGAGTTATCCATGGGGATGTCTGGAGACTATCGCTCGGCGATCGCGGCTGGTACGACAATTATTCGCTTAGGAAGTATTATATTTGGCGATCGAACGGAAAACTAA
- a CDS encoding TIGR01777 family oxidoreductase, with translation MKIAIVGATGFVGSRLVERLQAQGHQIVILTRSLQQARNRFPQAQVVGYNPLESGEWQESLSGCDAVVNLAGEPIAEKRWTPEQKRTILESRQIGTQKIVEAIAAASVKPSVLINASAIGYYGTSETAKFDENSPAGTDFLAEVCTKWEAAATAVTATGTRLVIVRLGIVLGENGGALGKMLAPFSAFVGGPIGSGKQWFSWVHRDDVVKLIIQAITDTQMQGVYNATAPNPVTMASFAQTLGTVMNRPSWLPVPNFALEAMLGEGAIVVLQGQQVVPNHTLGQNFEFEYPTLQPALKAILG, from the coding sequence ATGAAGATTGCGATCGTGGGAGCGACTGGATTTGTGGGCAGTCGGCTAGTCGAGAGACTCCAAGCACAGGGGCATCAAATTGTCATACTGACGCGGAGTCTCCAGCAGGCGCGCAACCGCTTTCCCCAAGCACAGGTAGTCGGCTACAACCCTCTCGAATCGGGGGAGTGGCAAGAGTCGCTCTCTGGCTGCGATGCTGTGGTTAATTTAGCTGGAGAACCGATCGCCGAAAAACGCTGGACGCCGGAGCAAAAACGCACGATCTTAGAAAGTCGGCAAATCGGCACTCAAAAAATCGTCGAAGCAATTGCTGCCGCCAGCGTCAAACCTTCAGTCCTAATTAATGCTTCCGCGATCGGCTATTATGGCACTAGCGAAACTGCTAAATTCGATGAAAATAGTCCGGCGGGAACGGATTTCTTAGCCGAAGTATGCACTAAGTGGGAAGCAGCCGCTACAGCCGTAACAGCGACTGGAACTAGACTAGTTATCGTCCGTTTGGGAATCGTTCTGGGCGAAAATGGTGGCGCGCTGGGCAAGATGTTAGCACCATTTAGTGCCTTTGTCGGCGGCCCGATCGGTAGTGGCAAGCAGTGGTTTTCGTGGGTACACCGCGATGATGTCGTCAAATTGATAATTCAAGCCATTACCGATACGCAAATGCAAGGCGTTTATAATGCCACAGCACCCAACCCCGTCACGATGGCAAGTTTTGCCCAGACATTAGGCACCGTCATGAACCGCCCCTCCTGGTTGCCCGTTCCTAATTTTGCCCTCGAAGCCATGTTAGGCGAAGGCGCGATCGTCGTTCTGCAAGGCCAACAAGTTGTCCCTAACCACACATTAGGGCAAAACTTTGAGTTTGAATATCCTACTCTTCAACCAGCCCTCAAAGCGATTTTAGGTTAG
- a CDS encoding energy-coupling factor transporter transmembrane component T family protein: MDLLRSLPIGLYLEQPITWLHRLDPRVKLGWLLSFLLAPVLASASWKLSLVALLVLISVLARIPWRALKQQMGWLLLIGSIIFVVGIFAPDSINVTHQLRSPPDAAVEFPQPYQYVSFKIDSGFIHLKVTKKSLDNAIYASTLIFTSVYSVTVYLLTTSPEEVTTGLDNLMAPLRRYNVPVTEITLTLTLALRFIPLVLEEIQNLVRSVYTRAIDWQKLGLKNSAKVWLTVAEKAIENLLVRAEQIAIAMQARGFTTPNTHHVEWHQLKLGTTDFLAIAILFVFWAARIVVGGQYA; the protein is encoded by the coding sequence ATGGATCTCCTCCGCTCCTTACCCATTGGATTATATTTAGAACAGCCCATTACTTGGCTGCATCGTCTAGATCCTAGAGTTAAACTCGGCTGGCTGCTGAGTTTTTTATTAGCTCCGGTGCTGGCTAGTGCAAGCTGGAAATTAAGCTTAGTCGCCCTGTTAGTTTTAATTAGTGTGCTCGCTCGGATTCCCTGGCGGGCACTCAAACAACAGATGGGCTGGTTATTACTCATTGGCAGCATCATTTTCGTAGTAGGTATTTTTGCGCCCGATAGTATTAATGTCACTCATCAACTCCGCTCTCCGCCAGATGCGGCTGTAGAATTTCCCCAACCATATCAATATGTATCGTTCAAAATTGATAGTGGTTTTATCCATCTCAAAGTTACCAAAAAATCGCTCGATAATGCGATCTATGCCAGTACGCTGATCTTTACATCGGTGTACAGCGTCACAGTGTATCTACTTACTACTTCGCCCGAAGAAGTTACCACAGGATTAGACAATCTCATGGCACCGCTGCGCCGCTATAACGTCCCGGTGACTGAAATTACCCTGACTCTGACTCTAGCTTTAAGATTTATTCCCTTGGTATTAGAAGAAATCCAAAACCTAGTGAGATCGGTATACACCCGCGCGATCGATTGGCAAAAATTAGGTCTTAAAAATAGTGCTAAAGTGTGGCTGACTGTCGCCGAAAAAGCGATCGAAAATCTCTTAGTCAGAGCAGAACAAATCGCGATCGCCATGCAAGCACGCGGCTTCACTACTCCCAATACCCACCACGTTGAATGGCATCAATTAAAATTAGGCACTACCGACTTTTTAGCGATCGCCATTCTCTTTGTCTTCTGGGCAGCTAGAATTGTTGTCGGGGGTCAATATGCTTGA
- a CDS encoding S8 family peptidase yields the protein MRKLLILCLFCLGMGFAIFNFPGLATKGEFDSLVIDFKENIPAREIENQLLRLGTEYHIAPRLNSQFSQSEHTYTVKGDRALLDKLRASSLSQDTEAIEPNYIYRSTVAPNDPQYSKQWHLHNIHAEQAWEENRGKGITVAIIDTGVSKVPDLDKTEFVAGYDFVNDRVNAEDDNGHGTHVAGTVAQSTNNSYGVAGVAYEAKIMPLKVLSAAGGGTISDIAEAIRFAADNKADVINMSLGGGGESQVMKEAIEYAYNKGVVIVAAAGNENNNSASYPARYARVISVAATDAQGEKAEFSNYGAGVDIAAPGGGHGSKIWQETIDPSTNQPIISGFQGTSMAAPHVAGVAALIKSTGVTAPDEVLAVLQQSVRKIDADPQNYYGAGHLDAAAAVKLAQKGKITFNDFFRWLRDNGYLNLRFWIDGGAIALLPKVAMVLGSYLLAFLIRNYLPFGLPLSSGLIAGSSGLFFLKGLYIFDLPQAPFRVLGSSIPELGNAISGNSILNPVFASVLIPLLLLVVCWSLPAGKWFAVGTSLGVAACLLVNAVIDPHVWVLGDGGLARGFLVVNGLLCFGLARFAARGDSQTV from the coding sequence ATGCGGAAACTGTTAATCTTGTGCTTATTTTGTCTAGGCATGGGGTTTGCCATCTTTAACTTCCCAGGATTGGCAACCAAAGGAGAATTTGACTCCCTAGTTATTGACTTTAAAGAGAATATTCCTGCTAGAGAAATAGAAAACCAATTGCTACGATTGGGTACTGAATATCACATCGCCCCACGTCTGAATAGTCAATTTTCTCAGTCCGAGCATACATATACCGTCAAAGGCGATCGAGCATTACTGGACAAACTGCGCGCATCGAGCCTGAGCCAAGATACAGAAGCGATCGAGCCAAACTATATCTATCGCTCTACAGTTGCTCCCAACGACCCTCAGTACAGTAAACAATGGCATTTACACAATATTCATGCCGAACAAGCATGGGAAGAAAATCGCGGTAAAGGCATTACTGTCGCTATTATCGATACAGGTGTCAGCAAAGTTCCCGACTTAGATAAGACCGAATTTGTCGCGGGTTATGATTTTGTAAACGATCGAGTCAACGCCGAAGATGACAATGGACACGGCACCCACGTAGCGGGCACTGTTGCCCAATCTACCAACAATAGCTATGGTGTGGCTGGAGTTGCCTACGAAGCCAAAATCATGCCCCTCAAGGTCTTATCAGCCGCAGGTGGGGGCACGATTAGCGATATCGCCGAAGCAATTCGATTTGCCGCCGATAACAAAGCCGATGTCATCAACATGAGTCTAGGCGGCGGTGGCGAAAGTCAAGTCATGAAAGAGGCGATCGAATATGCTTACAACAAAGGCGTCGTCATTGTTGCCGCTGCTGGTAATGAAAATAATAACTCGGCATCTTATCCTGCCCGTTACGCCCGCGTCATCAGTGTTGCCGCCACAGATGCTCAAGGCGAGAAAGCCGAATTTTCTAACTATGGTGCGGGTGTAGATATTGCCGCTCCAGGTGGTGGACACGGCAGCAAAATCTGGCAAGAAACGATCGACCCCAGTACCAATCAGCCGATTATTTCTGGCTTCCAAGGTACCAGTATGGCAGCTCCCCACGTCGCTGGGGTAGCCGCTTTAATTAAATCTACAGGCGTCACCGCTCCCGATGAAGTCTTAGCAGTTTTACAACAATCCGTCCGCAAAATTGACGCCGATCCGCAAAATTATTACGGTGCGGGACATTTAGACGCCGCCGCTGCCGTCAAACTCGCCCAAAAAGGCAAGATCACCTTCAATGATTTCTTCCGTTGGTTGCGCGATAATGGTTATCTCAACCTCCGGTTTTGGATCGATGGTGGCGCGATTGCCCTATTACCAAAAGTCGCCATGGTATTAGGTTCTTACTTGCTAGCTTTCTTAATTCGCAATTACCTCCCCTTTGGCTTGCCACTGTCTAGCGGTCTGATTGCTGGCAGTAGTGGGTTGTTTTTCCTCAAAGGATTGTATATATTCGATTTACCACAAGCACCATTTCGAGTCCTTGGCAGTTCGATTCCCGAATTAGGTAATGCAATTTCAGGTAACAGTATTTTAAATCCTGTGTTCGCAAGTGTCCTAATTCCGCTACTATTACTTGTGGTCTGTTGGTCGCTTCCTGCTGGAAAATGGTTTGCAGTGGGGACTAGTCTGGGTGTAGCAGCTTGTCTGTTGGTGAATGCGGTAATCGATCCCCATGTCTGGGTATTAGGCGACGGCGGGCTTGCCCGTGGTTTCTTAGTAGTGAATGGGTTGTTATGTTTTGGTTTAGCAAGGTTCGCGGCGAGAGGAGATTCTCAAACAGTATGA